The Paenibacillus sp. RC334 nucleotide sequence CTTGGTACCATCTACGAAGTAATGCTCCAGGGAGATATATTTTTCGTCTGCGAGAAATTGAAGAACGGCGATAAATACGGTTTCGAGGACATTCCTCATCCGCTCGCTCCTTTTTGAGATGGTTGGTGGTACTTCCATTTTACCAAAAAGGGCGATTTCTTTTTTCGTGTTTTTTAAGTATTGTAGACACTTATTGTGCTCAAAGCAGCGGAGAGAACGGAACGATTGTGGAAAAGCGGCAGCGGTCGCCTTTGTCCCCGGATTTTCACCGCTAAGGAGAATAAATAAAATCTGGGGATAACAGTTATTATGAACGAGACAGACTCCCCGTAATTGCAACTTCTTAGGTTACTTTTGGCAATAATGGTGTAGTGGAGCTATACCAAAAGCAGAGCTAAATTACAAAGGAGAGTCTGTATTATGCAGGATGCCATGAAATACGTAGGATTAGACGTGTCAAAGGAAAAAATTGCGGTAGCCGTTGCTGACGAAGGCAGAGAAAGTGCCCGATATTGGGGCATGGTTCCTCACAACGAGTATCAGATCCTAAAGGTACTCAAAAAATTGGGTCCACCTGAAGAACTAAGCATTTGTTATGAAGCAGGTCCAACGGGATATCCGCTAGTGCGCTTGTTAACAGCACATGGATACCACTGCATCGTTATTGCACCATCCCTTATGCCAAGCCGTCCTGGAGAACGGGTGAAAACAGATCGCCGGGATGCTTTGCGTTTAGCCCAATTACTTCGGGCGGGTGAGTTAACAAGCATCCATGTGCCTACTCCGGAGGAAGAGGCTCTCCGTGAATTGGTTCGGATGCGTGAAGACATAAAGGAAGATCGAACCCGAATTCGGCAGCGGATCGGAAAATTTCTCCTTCGGCACAACATTGTGCCGGAGGAGTCTCTTCGGCGATGGACAGCGAAGTATCGACTATGGCTTGGGCGTATTCCATTGGAGTCTACTTCACGGCGCCTGGTATTGCAGGAAATGCTGTATCAGATGGATGAAAATGAAGAACGACTAAAACGTATCGAGACGGCTATTCACGAAGAAGCGACCAAAGGAAATAATGCTCCGTTAATTCAAGCTCTTCAAACCTTACGTGGAGTTGCTGAAACCACAGCAACAGGCATCGTAGCTGAAGTATGTTCATTCACTCGATTTGGAAATGCGAAAGCATTTATGGGTTACACCGGTTTGGTTCCTCGAGAGTATTCGAGTGGTCAGAGCCGATGGCAAGGAAAAATCACAAAATCCGGTAACACACATCTTCGTCGATTGTTGGTAGAAGCTGCTTGGAGTTATCGCTACAAACCGGCGTTGCAAGGTGAGTTAAGGAAACGTCAGCAAGGTCAGCCAGTCTGGCATTCAATCTATATCTTGGAAGGCTCAACATCGACTGCATCGAAAATACACTAAAATGTTGTCCCAAGGTAAGCCAAGTGGAAAAGCGGTTGTAGCCGTGGCACGTGAATTAAGTGGTTTTATTTGGTCAATTGCCCGGGAGATCGAGGAAAAGAGAGGCATGGATGAGGTAACCTACAAGTTAGACCGTGCCTAAAATTGAGCGTTATTATTTCGAAATAACATGACCTAATAGACAAGTGGTGATTGAAAAGCTGAGTTAGAAGGCAAAGGGAAAAGCCGTAAGAGAGAATCCACGTAATCGCTATGTGCCTACTCCTTCCCTAAAAGGAAAGATGCACGACAACAGTTCGTGGTGCACTCTCTACAGACGGAGAGAAAACATGCGGTATCCAACCCGCGGATATCAGACTGCTCACCGTTGATAGCTTTTGCCTTCTAGTTCAGCTTGTTCAACCCCCGTGTTAAAAAGGGAATGAAGAGGAAACCAGGTGGAGTTTCAACCGCTGATTGACAGGTCTCGTTCATATCAGCGATTGGAACAACGGTCTGTTCGCGGAGCGTCCACCCATGTGCTCACGCGCAGCCTACTCAAAAAACCAAGGGGCGTCCCAAGCAGCCATTTCATGGCTTTTGGGACACCCCCTTTTGATTTTACTAAAAGTGATTCTTTTATTATGTTTCCTTGATATTTAGTACACAACTTTATTGTTTAGTACATAACTTTATTGTCTGTAGACATTTGTGTTTAGAATTTACTAAAGCTTATTCTACAGTAACACTTTTCGCCAAGTTACGTGGTTTGTCAACATCATGACCCAGTGCAAGGGAAGCGTAGTAAGCCAGCAGTTGGAGAGATACAACCGAAATCGCAGCAGACAGGATTGGAAGTGTCTTCGGAATTGCAAATACCTGATCCACGGACTTCAACAACTCAACAGCGTGCTCTTCGTACGTAATCGCAAGAACGTCTGCGCCACGTGCTTTCACTTCCTTGATATTGCTCACGGTTTTCTCCAACACGGATTCCTGTGTTACCAAAGCGATAACCGGAATACCGTCTTCGATCAATGCCAATGTGCCATGCTTCAGTTCACCCGCAGCATAAGCCTCGGAATGAATGTAAGAGATTTCCTTGAGCTTCAGGGAGCCTTCCTGTACTACAGCATAGTCCTGACCGCGACCAATAAAGAACAGATGCTTGTGGCTGGCAATTTGCTCAGCATAGGCTTTGATCGCATCTGCTTTACCCAGCATTTCTTCCACCTGCTCTGGCAGTGATTCCATAGCAGCCAACACTTGAGCTACTTGCTCATCCGTTTGTGTGCCACGTACTTGAGCCAGATACAGACCAAACAGGTAAAACGCAACCAACTGCGAAGAATATGCCTTGGTGGAAGCTACGGCAATTTCAGGTCCTGCCAGTGTAACCAACACATCATCTGCATCGCGGGCAATGGAGCTGCCAACTACGTTTGTAATCGCCAGTACATGAGCGCCGTTCGCTTGTGCTTCACGCAGTGCTGCCAACGTATCGGCAGTTTCACCGGATTGACTCACTACGATTACCAATGTCTCTGGTGTTACGATTGGCGAACGATAACGATACTCGGAAGCCACATCGTTTTCCACCGGAATACGAGCCAGGCTTTCAATAACCGTACGACCAATCAAACCAGCATTGTAGGCTGTACCACAAGCAACGATTTGAATATTGCGAATATTTTTAATTTGTTCTTCTGTCAGCTTCAACTCAGGAAGAACAACTTTTTTAGCTTCTTTGTCGATTCGGCCCAACATCGTGTCACGGTAAGCCTTAGGCTGTTCGTGAATTTCTTTCAACATGAAATGCTCATAGCCGCCTTTTTCCGCTGTTACAGCATCCCATTCGACATGAATCATTTCCCGAGAAATAAATTGGCCTTCGATTGTCATTAATTCGACGGCATCACTGGTCAAAACAGCCATTTCGCCATCGTTCAAAATAAATACATTGCGTGTATATTTCAGAATAGCCGGAATATCGGAACCGATAAAGTTCTCGCCTTCTCCCACACCGATAACCAGCGGGCTAGCTTGACGAACAGCTACCAGCTTATTAGGCTCGTGCTCTGTCAGCACACCCAGTGCAAAGGCACCGCGCATAAAGGTAATTGCTTTTTGTACCGCTTTGACGATATCCCCTTGATATTCGCGCGCAACCAGATGGGAAATAACTTCCGTGTCCGTTTCGGAAATAAAGGTATGACCTTCGCTGATCAGCTGTTCTTTCAGTTCCAGATAGTTCTCAATAATCCCGTTATGAACCACGGAGAACTTTTGGCTCTCATCCAAATGCGGATGGGAGTTTTCATCTGAAGGCTTACCGTGTGTTGCCCAACGTGTATGCCCGATACCTGCATGGCCTACCAGCGGCGCACCATCCAGCTTCGCTTCCAGATTCGCCAGACGACCTTTAGCCTTGGCTACTTGCAGTCCTGAATCTGTAAACACGGCAATACCCGCAGAGTCATAACCGCGGTACTCCAGCTTTTTCAATCCGTCAATCAATACCTCTTGCGTATTCTGATCACCAATATATCCTACAATGCCACACATATTCGTTATCCTCCCGATCATCATTTCACAGGACGACTCATCACAGGACTAACGTGTGCGGTAGATTGAGGAATAAAGTTCATTCATCTATGAAGTTGTCAATGATAACTATAGAAAATTACAGGCATCTCTTCACGAATGTAACGAAATTCCCAAACCGCGCACGCCAATGATGATGGCCGCACATTCATGAAATGAATCTTATAATTTAGGTTATAAAATAAAAGCATCTATCGGTGCGTTGTGTAAACAGTTGCCTGCTTATTTTCCGCTGCCGATTTACGGCTCGATGCTTCACCGGAAGGTCCCCGCCGAATGTTTCGAACACCCTCACCTCGTCAGCTCGCTTTGCCGTGAACCTATCTGTTAGCAACATCATCCCAACTGGATAATCTGCTTCACCAACAAGTTCCCCCGCGCAAAATCAAGCTCTGGCGCTTGTATTACATTACCTTACAACCCTCGCTTTCTCTATCTGAGTCACAGCATCCTTATATTATATTCAGCTCAGCAACATTTGGCAATGACACTTTATTCATATTTGCAAGTTCAGGTAAGTATTCAATTAAAAATAATATTTGCAAACGCGGTCGCCTGCTTACTTTCAACAGGCAACCGACGTTTACAAAATTTTAAACCAATTCTTTTTTTACAACATCTACGATCTGTCCGACAAACTGCTCCAGCTCATCCTTATCCGGCCCTTCAGCCATAACACGAATAAGCGATTCTGTACCGGAAGCACGAACCAATACGCGTCCATTATCACCCAATTGCTGTTCCACCTGCTCAATCGCTTCTGCAATGGCAGGATTGCCCTCGTAATTGCGTTTGTCCTGTACACGCACATTAACCAGCACTTGCGGATACTGCTTCATGAGCGATTTCAGTTCACTCATCTTTTTACCGGAAGCTTTCAGGGTATCCACCAGTTGAATCCCGGTCAACATGCCGTCGCCCGTCGTATTGTAATCGAGGAAAATAACGTGACCAGACTGCTCACCGCCCAGATTAAAGCCGCCCCGGCGCATTTCTTCCATCACATACCGGTCACCAACCGCAGTTTTTGCAGTCTTGAGCGCCAGCTTTTCTGTTGCTTTGTAAAAACCAATATTACTCATCACAGTCGATACAATAGTGCTGTCCTTGAGCTTTCCAGCGCGGTTCAGCGCATCCCCACAGATACAAAGGATATAGTCGCCGTCTACCTCTTCACCGTTTTCATCAATCGCGATCAGACGGTCTGCATCGCCGTCAAAGGCCAGACCAATGTCGGCTTTCAAACGGCGTACTTCCTCTTTCAGCTTTTCAGGATGAGTTGAACCGCAATGATCGTTGATATTCAGCCCGTTTGGCTCCGCACCGATGGTGTGCACTTCGGCTCCCAATTCCGCAAAAAGCTTCGGCGCCAGCTCATAAGCCGCTCCGTTCGCACAATCCAGTACGATTTTGAGCCCTTCAAAAGAATGGCTAATCGTTGTTTTCAAAAACTCCAGATAATCGTAGCGAGAATGCTCGTCTACAACAACCGTACCTAATCCGCCACCAATTGGACGAGGCAATTGATCCTCCTTGGCATCCATCAGCTCTTCGATTCTCAGTTCCGTTTCATCTGTCAGTTTAAACCCGTCGCCGCCAAAAAACTTAATGCCGTTGTCTTCCACCGGATTGTGGGAAGCCGAGATCATTACACCAGCGTCCGCTTTCAATTGACGTGTAAGATAAGCGACTCCCGGCGTTGAAACGATACCCAGACGAACCACATTAGCCCCGATAGACAGCAAACCGGCTACAAGCGCCGATTCCAGCATCAGACCGGACACCCGTGTATCCATACCGATAACAACTGTTGGTTTTTCTACATTCCCTGCTAAAACATATCCGCCGCAACGGCCAATACTATATGCCAGTTCTGCTGTAAGTTCCTGATTAGCAATGCCTCGTACACCATCTGTACCAAAATATTTCCCCATGATAATGACTCCCTTTTTTGTCTAATGAACCTTAAATATTTACTACAGATAAATCATGTTATGGCTGACCGCTCTCCGGGGTTCCATTTGCAGAAGAATCTGCGCCGTTATGAGGATTTGTTTTATCCTCCGCAGCCGCATTGTCCCCGGGTTTCGCATCAGAGGAGCCGCCTTGACCGCTCTGGCCCTCCTGTGGCCTCTCCTGCCCCTTATTACCGCTGCCGGAAGGGGTTGATTCATTCCCACTGCTTGGATTCGTTACAGCCGGCGTTGAAGGGCTCTCAATGTTCACCGTTGCCGTTAGCTGGCTGGCGTTTCCGGATTGCGTAATGTATTTGGGCAAGCCTACCTTCAAAGCAACCTCATGCTGACCAGCCTCCAGACCACTCACGTCTGCAACCAAACTAATATCATCGTTGGTTAAATTGCTGATCATATCCTGCGGCCCCTTCACAGTAACATCCATCGTCTTGTCTGCAGGCGTTGTAATCGTCGCAGTCGTCCCGTCTGCTGCCCCCTGCACAACAATCGGAATGCCTGACAATGTTCGCTCCGCATCGGTCACCTGATTAGATGGCACAACTGTCACCTGAATTTGTATCGAGCCAGGCTCGATTTTATCAGAACCGGCGGGCGCTGCCAAATTAGCTTGAACTGTGTGGGTCCCTGCTTCCGTTAATTGGCTCAGATCGAGTGTAGCCGTAACATAGGAGCTAAGGCTGCTCAAAACATCCTGCGAGGCGTATACGATCGCTTCTTTTACATTTGCATTTACTTTGGAAAGCGCCAAACCGTTCGGCAGCTCTCCGGAATAGACAATTTTCACAGGCACGGACTTCGTTTGCTGGGTTACCGGGATTTCAACAGACACTGTGGAAGGCTCAATAACCGCTCCTGTAAGTTCCTGCCCCTTTTTGTTGTAAGCCTTCAGCTTCACCCGTTTCTGTTCAAACTTCTCCGAGATTCCCTCCGTATCAACAGCCCCCTGCACCGCAGCCACTGTACTCAACTGGCTTTTAGGCAAGGTGACCTTCACCGTTTGAGGGGCAACCACAGGCTCTCCGAGCTGCAAGCCGGTATCCGGTTTACCCTTGGAAACAATAGAAACATCAAATGATTTCGTTTGCTTTTCCTCAATCGTGACTGTCACACGACTAGGAGTCATAGATACCAACTCCACGCCATTGGGCAGATTCGCTACGAGTGGCAAGGTTTTGGTGCCTGCTCCCAACCCACTTAAATCCAATTGGGCCTGGTAATTATCTGCGAAAAAAGAAGTCAGCACGGAACGCTGTCCTCTAACCTCCATCTTCACATGGTCAGTATCCATTGTAGATAATACATATTTTGACTCATCCAGACCGCTGGCCTGAATACCTACATTATCAATCACTTTATTATCATAAGAAACGGTCAGCGTGGACGAAGGCGTACCTGTATCCAGATGAACCATTCCCCACAGCAGGACGGCAACCGCGAGTGCCAATATTTTAGAAATCGTATTGTTGTTAATCCATTTGTCCATCATGAATTTCCACGGCCTCCCCTCCGATTCCAGAATGAGCCGCGTTTTTCCTTCAAAGTCGGTGTCGGCCGCAGCTCCTCATACAGCTTGGATATTAAGGATTCTTCTTTAATATCGCGCACGACCTGCCCATTGATAGCCAAAGAAATTTGCCCTGTCTCCTCTGATACCACCACAGTTACGGCATCCGTTACCTCACTCACCCCAATCGCTGCCCGGTGACGAGTTCCCAGCTCCTTGCTGATAAACGGATTTTCCGACAGTGGTAAGTAACAGGCCGCAGAAGCAATCTGCTTATTTTGAATAATAACTGCACCATCATGCAGAGGCGTATTTGGAATAAAGATGTTGATAAGCAATTCGGAACTGACCACTGCCTGTGTCTTGATACCAGACTCCGTGTATTCGTTTAGCCCCGTTTCGCGTTCAAATACGACCAAAGCCCCTATTTTTCTACGTGATAAATAATTCAGCGCCTTAATCATTTCCCCGATTAACTTGTTTATCTCCTCATCATCCGCAGACGAACGCCCAAACAGCTTGCCTCGCCCCAGTTGTTCCAAGGCACGGCGCAATTCAGGCTGAAAAATAATGAAAATAGCTACCACACCAAAGGTGAACATCTGATTCATCAGCCACTTGAGCGTATACAGATCAAACCACGTGCTAACTGCCCAAATGACGACCAGGAACAGAATTCCTTTAAGCAATTGAACTGCACGCGTTCCGCGAACAAGTAAAATAAGCTGATACATAATATAGGTTACGATCAGGATGTCGATAATATCTTTAATGGACTCTTTCCAAGTCAGGTCCGCGAAATAATCCAACATGCGCATGCCCCCGCAATTTTCTGTAGTGAGTGAGTGTAATATGTACACAGTATGTTCTCTCTATCTAGGTTATAACGATAAGGCCCGCGTTGCAAGCCGCACGACAAAAGAACCACTAAAATCAGTAAAATACAGTACAAATCGCCAGCTTCATATACAAAAAAAGCGCCTTTTCCAGCGGAAGAGGCGCTCGATATCATTCTTGCCAGTTCAAGCTTCTTTTATGGAGAGAACGTATCTCCGAACAAATCAGTAACTTTATACCAAATCCAGTCCAAGGTTTGATCAATACTTTTGACCTGTCCTGCAATGTGTGCTGTAGACGCTTGATAGTAAGAACCGTCAATTACAGTTACATTGCCTTCCACATCGCCATATACCCGAGCCTTGCCATTTTGCACGGTCAAATCTCCAGCAATGGATTTACCCTCAGGCACAATTACAGTATCCCCTTGAATAACAACCTGATCCAGATGGCTTCCCTTGACTACCAATTGATGGTCTGTGGTTGAAAAGCTTGCCATACTTGAGCATATAATAACAAGAAAGAAAGCTGCGGCCGTAACAGCCGGGTGCCTTTTTACCCAAGTCAGCATAGGCACAATTGGCGCTCTTCTATGCGGCGGCAAAGCATTCATAATGCGAAGTGTCAGCTCATCCGATACACACGGCACTTGATGCCGTGTACCATAAAGCATCGCATCCGTCCGCTCCAGCTCTTTAAAACGCATGCGGCATTCCGGGCAGGTGAACAAATGATGCTCTAATTCCTGTTTGTCCTGCTCGGACAGGTCGCCATCCAGATAGTCATGCATAAAAGAGACGGCTTGTTTGCAATCCATATGAGCCAATCCTTTCTAATATTCTTCCGTGTTTCTCTACATAACATGCTCCGGCTTAGAAACTTTGCTCACTTTACATACGCTACAACGAGCAATATGTTTCACAAAAACATCTGTGCGAGCACTTTTCAAGACCCTGAACACATGATTTACAGCTTGTGCTCCAATTTTTTGCGTAGAAAATCCCGGCCCCTGTGAACCCTTGTCTTAATGGTAGTGACCGGAAGATTAAGCACATCGCTAATTTCCTGCAAGGAAAGCTCCTGCAAGTAACGCAAAACCATAATTGTCCTGTATTTGTCTGGAAGGCTGTCAATGGCATTATGAATTAAGGATTGTGTCTCGGACAACAGCGTATGGCCCTCAGGTGTGAGCTCTTCGCTGGCGAGCATTGCATAGCCATCCACACCTTCCTGCTCATTCATCTCAGCATCCAGTGAATATGTAGGCTTTCTCCTTCGCAGACGATCAATGCACAGATTCGTCGCAATCCGGTAAATCCAGGTTGAAAACTTCTGCCCATGATCATATTTTTCCAAATTACGATATACACGCAAAAAAGTTTCCTGCACCAGATCCTCCGCCTCATGGCGATTACCTAGCATCCGGTAGGAAAGATGAAAAATCCGATCTTTATATAACTCGACTAACTCCGCAAAAGCTCGCTGATCACCTTTCTGCACCAGCCTAACCAAGCGGCTTTCCATATTATCCACTCTATACTCCCCCAGACTTGCTGATGGGTTGCTCATTACATTGTTATGATAATTCATCGTAGTTCAATTTTATTGGAAAATCAACTGTAGCGTTGACCCAATAGGACTCCTGCTCCGTCATATGCATGCAGACAGCACAATCGGGCACCCATAAGCGCCCGATTGCCTGTATTCATGCGCCAAGCTGTATCAGCCTGTGTTTCTCAGCCCTGCGGCGATTCCGTTAATGGTTAACAGTACCTCACGCAGCAGCTCCGTATCGTCCCCGTTCTGGTCACGCAGTTCGCGTAGCTCACTAAGCAACTGAACTTGCAAGTAGCTTAACGGATCGACATAAGGATTACGCAGCCGGATGGACTCCTGAATTACCGGCACATCGTCCAGAATTTCCGATTGTCCTGTTATTTTCAAAATCAGCTCGGACGTCAGCTTGAATTCCGCTGAAATTTGTCCGAAAATGCGCTGGCGAGCCTCTTCATTATCGGACATCCCTGCATATTCCTCTGCAATCAGTAAATCCGCCTTCGCAATCGCCATTTGCAGTGTATCAATAAGGGAGCGGAAGAAAGCTGATTCCTTAAACATTGTTTGCAGCACCTTGAGGTTATCCTCATTGTTCTGATAGAAGCTTTGCAGCCCAGTTCCGGCCGCGTACCAAGCAGGCAGCAAGTAACGGCTTTGCGTCCATGCAAAAACCCATGGAATTGCGCGCAAGTCCTCAAAACGTTCACTGTTCTTACGCTTGGACGGACGAGAGCCGATATTCAGCTCACCCACCTCAGGCAATGGCGTTGATTCCTTGAAGAAAGTGAAGAAATCAGGGTCGCGGAAAATCAAATCCTGATACTTCTCCAGCGATACCTCGGAAATACGGGCAATGATCTCTTCCCAGCTCTCCTCGAACACTTCCTTCTTACCGGAACGGTTATATGCTACTGCGGTAATCAGAGCTGACGTTGCCTGTTCCAGGCTCCGATAAGCGATGCCCTTGAGCGAGTATCTGGATGAGAGTACCTCACCCTGCTCCGTAATCTTGATGCCGCCTCCGATCGTATGAGGAGGTTGGGCCAAAATGCTGCGATTAAGCGGCATTCCTCCGCGTCCCAGTGCTCCCCCGCGTCCGTGGAAAAACTTCACTTTTACGCCGAACTCATTAACCACTTCCGTAATGCTGTTCATCGCAACCCGAAGCTCCCAGTTCGCCGTCACCACACCGCCGTCCTTGTTACTATCTGAATATCCCAGCATGATTTCCTGAAGCTGATCCATTGCTGCCACAGATTGGCGATATACAGGCAAATTCAGCAGCCTCTTCATAATACTAGGGGCAGCATGCAGATCATCTATCGTTTCAAATAGAGGAACGGATTGCAGTGTACATACGACTGTGCCATCTTTCTCGATACGGAACAGACCCACTTCTTTAGACAGCACCATAACTTCCAGCAAGTCGCTTGCTCCCTGAGTCATACTGATCAAGTAGCTTGTAATGGATTGCTTGCCAAATTCCTCCTGAGCCAGATAAATCGTACGATATACATCAAGACATTCCTGCGTGCTGTCGCTATATTTCAAATACGGCGACGTGATCGGACGAGGCTCGTTCAGCAGCTTTTCCAGCAGGTCTATTTTTTCTTCCTCAGGGAGCTTGCCATAATCCGCAACAATATTCATTTTAGAGAGGATTTCAGTCATTGCATTTTCATGCTCCTGACTATGCTGACGTACATCCAGCGTAGCCGTATGGAAGCCGAACAGCTCTACCTGACGAATCATCTTTTGAATATAAGTATCTGCCACATAATCCGCAAAATGATGACGCAGGCTGTCGTCAATAACGTTCAGATCCGCAATAAGCTCTTCAGCAGAGCTATAACGTTCCTTCGTGCCCTGCTTGCTTTCATCCAGGATATTATTCACCTTGGCTATCATGTAGGCCAGCTTGATGCGATAAGGCTCTTTTTCGTTATGCCACACTTCCATCTTTTTAAGCGTAATATGGGTCCGGTCTTCCTCAATAGAAGCCAGCAAATCATCAGAGACACGTATAATGCTAGTGCTAAAGCTCAGATAACCCATAAATTCCTTCAGCGTGTGCTGATATTCTCTCAAAGCCAGCTTACGCTGCATACGTAACGTTTCCCAAGTAACATGAGCCGTAACAGACGGGTTGCCGTCCCGGTCCCCACCGATCCAGGAGCCAAATCTCAAATAGGTCGGAATATGCCATTTCTGCTCAGGATAATATTTGCCTAAACATCGTTCCAATTCTTGGTATACGTCCGGCAGCACATGAAACAAAGTCTCATGAAAATAATACATCCCGTTTCTAACTTCATCTAACACAGTTGGCTTACGATCACGAAGTTCGTCTGTCTGCCATAGTGTAATCACTTCATTCAGCAGATTTTCCCGCACCTGTTCCCGCTCCCGCAAGGTAAGCATAGGATTATCCAACAGCATGACGTCCTCGGAAATGCGCTTGTGAATGTCCAAAATCACCCGTCGCGTGGCTTCTGTAGGATGTGCGGTCATAACCAGCTCCAGTGAAAGCTCCTCCAGCAGACTGCTAACGTCCTCAGCCGAAAATCCACCCTGTTTAAGCTCCTGAACAGAGCTTTCAATTGAACCACGTTGAACATCTTCACCAGCAGAATGCTCATAGTCCCGTTTGCGGCGGATACGATGATTTTGCTCGGCAATATTCACTAACTGAAAATAAATCGCAAACGCGCGAATAACCTGGTGACGAATGTCCGTATCCAGTCCGCTAACGATTTGTTTGAAATTCTCATACAACTCCGGCTGATACCCGGCACGTAACGATTTACTTGTCTCACGTATCTTTTCCACGATATCCAAAAGTTCGTTGCCACCCTGATGAACCAAAACCTCACCAAGAATATTCCCCAGAAAACGAACGTCCCGCCGTAGCAGATTGTTGGATTGGTTTTTGTTAGCGGTTAACGTAAGCTCAGTCATGCTTTTCCCCCCATCTGATCTGTTCACACCAAATACAGCTTTGTTGCAAAGGTACGTATACACACGAAATTTGACACTTTCTTAACATCATACAATAAAAACGCGTGAAAAGCTGCAAAATTTACAGTAAAAAGTCACGCTTTTAAAATACTTTTTTTGAGAATATATTGGTTTTTTATGCATAAAAATGAAATTTAATAAACGAAATTTCTTTATGGCCTAGAGAATCATCGAAACTTTATGCACAGGTGTTATAAACAGCATGATTTCCTAAACAAAAAAACATGCATCATTATGTGCATATGTTTATTATTTGTTGACAAAGTGAAACCCAATAAGCTTCTATCCACAAAGATATACACAAATCAACCATAATTTCAATATTTCCGAGCTATTTTTCCTTCCAGACTCAGCTATACCCACATAAAAAGAAGCCATTGTGTACAACTCAATACAGC carries:
- the sigW gene encoding RNA polymerase sigma factor SigW: MDNMESRLVRLVQKGDQRAFAELVELYKDRIFHLSYRMLGNRHEAEDLVQETFLRVYRNLEKYDHGQKFSTWIYRIATNLCIDRLRRRKPTYSLDAEMNEQEGVDGYAMLASEELTPEGHTLLSETQSLIHNAIDSLPDKYRTIMVLRYLQELSLQEISDVLNLPVTTIKTRVHRGRDFLRKKLEHKL
- the ppc gene encoding phosphoenolpyruvate carboxylase; amino-acid sequence: MTELTLTANKNQSNNLLRRDVRFLGNILGEVLVHQGGNELLDIVEKIRETSKSLRAGYQPELYENFKQIVSGLDTDIRHQVIRAFAIYFQLVNIAEQNHRIRRKRDYEHSAGEDVQRGSIESSVQELKQGGFSAEDVSSLLEELSLELVMTAHPTEATRRVILDIHKRISEDVMLLDNPMLTLREREQVRENLLNEVITLWQTDELRDRKPTVLDEVRNGMYYFHETLFHVLPDVYQELERCLGKYYPEQKWHIPTYLRFGSWIGGDRDGNPSVTAHVTWETLRMQRKLALREYQHTLKEFMGYLSFSTSIIRVSDDLLASIEEDRTHITLKKMEVWHNEKEPYRIKLAYMIAKVNNILDESKQGTKERYSSAEELIADLNVIDDSLRHHFADYVADTYIQKMIRQVELFGFHTATLDVRQHSQEHENAMTEILSKMNIVADYGKLPEEEKIDLLEKLLNEPRPITSPYLKYSDSTQECLDVYRTIYLAQEEFGKQSITSYLISMTQGASDLLEVMVLSKEVGLFRIEKDGTVVCTLQSVPLFETIDDLHAAPSIMKRLLNLPVYRQSVAAMDQLQEIMLGYSDSNKDGGVVTANWELRVAMNSITEVVNEFGVKVKFFHGRGGALGRGGMPLNRSILAQPPHTIGGGIKITEQGEVLSSRYSLKGIAYRSLEQATSALITAVAYNRSGKKEVFEESWEEIIARISEVSLEKYQDLIFRDPDFFTFFKESTPLPEVGELNIGSRPSKRKNSERFEDLRAIPWVFAWTQSRYLLPAWYAAGTGLQSFYQNNEDNLKVLQTMFKESAFFRSLIDTLQMAIAKADLLIAEEYAGMSDNEEARQRIFGQISAEFKLTSELILKITGQSEILDDVPVIQESIRLRNPYVDPLSYLQVQLLSELRELRDQNGDDTELLREVLLTINGIAAGLRNTG